One Fundulus heteroclitus isolate FHET01 unplaced genomic scaffold, MU-UCD_Fhet_4.1 scaffold_82, whole genome shotgun sequence DNA segment encodes these proteins:
- the glis3 gene encoding zinc finger protein GLIS3, with translation MSGKGCQLLVSPCSVSPSLNTIRGHQSHTIGIPVSSSPQQTRFESSRVRTEKSKRRSIHSLPFGNQNEDVIVPNLSLRRRVLTNGKSLSVRAGNPQQMPALQLQNTTTTNVKNGKLLNSSNYSIKADFAVSGSTMEVCGPAAGVNLTVTTSPMSVFSGPAFPPRLRPPSSHSVPVSHTDARSLLSRESLASTTLSLFETQSVFSGKQDWAYGYRVLPPVGLPQSSAQASEGGEQVSLSPGTAMSGTTISGGTSASASLPSYLFAADAGSPRQSHAKKRALSTSPLSDVMGIDFNSIIRTSPTSLVAYINGSRSSPSSRCTLSPVQPDGYGHFLGVRGRCIPHNHPCSSMLGSAQAGYGRMQVLEEGGGLETQMANMMVGPQCLSEEQGFLEKSSDGCSQMSNSIPPPLQTEPASLTRVQEEAAAPHGPPPPYHSHHHINPSRHHCKSKAQSQSAATQAPMFPHRHGVGFLPQIPMLEEEEGEVEDYSTHHCRWMDCTAVYDQKEDLVRHIEKLHVDQQKAEDFTCYWLGCPRNFKPFNARYKLLIHMRVHSGEKPNKCSFEGCNKAFSRLENLKIHLRSHTGEKPYLCQHPGCHKAFSNSSDRAKHQRTHLDTKPYACQVPGCAKRYTDPSSLRKHMKSHSAKEQQLRKKMKSSAEGTRDTLTDCLTIHPLHPSISPSARLDNSLNPGLGATQGQDSYHSPHLTQMFSVQDDYRFVDQLISRDPPGPSSSTCHPPPPSGPALLNNCVLKQPGQPPDVTDQSPGFGVLVQNQEAPAYQEMHGGDYFCMVDRGTSKVPSIYTEA, from the exons ATGAGTGGAAAAGGTTGCCAGCTCCTCGTGTCGCCCTGCAGTGTCTCCCCATCGCTGAATACAATCAGAGGGCACCAGTCCCACACCATCGGGATACCGGTGTCTTCTTCACCTCAGCAAACCCGATTTGAGTCGTCCAGAGTCAGAACGGAGAAATCAAAAAGAAGGAGCATCCACTCTTTACCTTTTGGGAACCAAAATGAAGACGTTATCGTGCCTAACTTGAGCCTCCGCAGAAGAGTGTTGACCAATGGTAAAAGTCTATCCGTGCGGGCTGGAAACCCTCAGCAAATGCCCGCTTTGCAACTTCAAAACACAACCACCACAAATGTCAAGAATGGCAAACTCCTAAACTCCTCCAATTACAGCATTAAAG CTGATTTTGCAGTGTCTGGGTCCACAATGGAGGTATGCGGTCCAGCAGCTGGTGTAAATCTAACGGTGACCACCAGTCCCATGAGTGTTTTCTCAGGCCCAGCGTTTCCTCCAAGGCTTCGTCCCCCATCATCTCACAGTGTGCCGGTGTCTCACACTGATGCCAG GTCCTTGCTGTCCAGAGAATCCCTGGCATCCACCACCCTCAGCCTCTTTGAAACCCAGTCGGTGTTCAGCGGCAAACAAGACTGGGCATATGGTTACCGCGTGCTTCCTCCTGTGGGACTACCTCAGAGCTCCGCACAGGCCAGCGAGGGCGGAGAGCAAGTCAGCCTCTCCCCTGGCACGGCCATGTCGGGCACGACCATATCGGGGGGGACAAGCGCCTCTGCCTCCCTGCCCTCGTACCTTTTCGCAGCTGACGCCGGAAGCCCCAGACAATCTCACGCGAAGAAGAGGGCGCTCTCCACGTCGCCGTTATCAGATGTCATGGGGATTGATTTTAACAGTATCATACGGACCTCCCCTACGTCGCTCGTGGCTTACATTAACGGTTCTCGCAGCTCTCCGTCGTCCCGCTGCACCCTCTCCCCTGTTCAGCCCGATGGGTACGGTCACTTCTTGGGGGTGAGAGGCCGCTGCATACCCCACAACCATCCATGCAGCAGCATGCTGGGCTCTGCACAAGCAGGGTATGGACGCATGCAGGTGCTGGAAGAGGGAGGGGGTCTGGAGACCCAGATGGCTAACATGATGGTGGGACCGCAGTGCCTTTCAGAAGAACAAGGGTTCCTGGAGAAGAGTTCAGACGGTTGCAGCCAAATGTCCAACAGCATTCCACCACCTCTACAGACAGAGCCAGCATCGTTGACGAGAGTCCAAGAAGAAGCCGCTGCCCCACATGGGCCCCCGCCCCCTTACCACTCGCACCATCACATAAACCCTTCTCGACATCACTGCAAATCGAAGGCCCAATCTCAGAGCGCCGCCACCCAAGCTCCCATGTTTCCACACAGGCACGGAGTCGGCTTTTTACCCCAAATTCCcatgctggaggaggaggaaggggaggtGGAGGACTACAGCACCCACCACTGCAGGTGGATGGATTGCACTGCGGTTTACGACCAGAAGGAGGACCTGGTGAGGCACATAGAGAAGCTACACGTGGACCAGCAAAAGGCGGAGGACTTCACTTGCTATTGGCTCGGCTGTCCACGAAACTTTAAGCCTTTCAACGCCAGATACAAGCTTCTTATCCACATGAGGGTCCACTCCGGAGAGAAACCCAACAAATGCTCG TTTGAAGGCTGCAACAAGGCTTTCTCTCGACTTGAAAACCTGAAGATCCACCTGCGCAGCCACACGGGGGAGAAGCCCTACCTGTGTCAGCACCCAGGGTGCCACAAGGCTTTCAGCAACTCCAGCGACCGAGCCAAACACCAGCGAACACACCTGGACACA AAGCCATACGCCTGCCAGGTGCCTGGCTGTGCAAAACGTTACACAGACCCCAGTTCGTTGAGGAAACACATGAAGTCCCATTCTGCCAAAGAGCAGCAGTTACGCAAGAAG atgAAATCTTCCGCCGAAGGAACCCGAGACACCCTAACCGACTGTTTAACCATTCACCCTCTGCATCCCAGCATTTCCCCTTCGGCAAGGCTAGACAACAGCTTGAACCCAGGTCTTG GTGCAACGCAAGGACAGGATTCTTATCACAGTCCCCACCTGACTCAGATGTTCTCAGTGCAAGATGACTACAG GTTTGTTGATCAGCTGATCTCCAGGGACCCTCCTGGGCCTTCGTCCTCCACCTGccaccctcctcctcccagcGGACCGGCGCTGCTGAACAACTGTGTTCTGAAACAACCTGGCCAGCCTCCAGATGTGACAGATCAGAGTCCAG gttttggCGTCCTCGTCCAAAATCAAGAAGCACCCGCGTATCAAGAGATGCATGGTGGGGATTACTTCTGTATGGTGGATCGCGGCACGAGCAAGGTCCCCAGCATTTACACAGAAGCATGA